From a region of the Daphnia pulicaria isolate SC F1-1A chromosome 1, SC_F0-13Bv2, whole genome shotgun sequence genome:
- the LOC124336334 gene encoding SKI family transcriptional corepressor 2-like, whose translation MDSNSNSFHQSSYNCSSPDSESNSNQDLLNSSALEEQIRQSNNQIGTVILYGVPIVSLMMETKERLCLAQISSTLLKDYSYNEIHNRRVALGITCAQCTPVQLELLRRAGAMPVTSRRCGMITRREAERLCKSFLGDHSPPKLPENFAFDVSHCCAWGCRGAFLPSRYNSSRAKCIKCFYCSLFFSPNKFIFHSHRSLPDAKYIQPDAANFNSWRRHIHLTGSPPDQVMFAWEDVKAMFNGGSRKRVASGSGNNAGSVVTSTSNNQSGPSAEASAKSSQEVVVPAAKVTKTTKNPCHSKRPKFDGGQQQHLPKIRTPENLPAAVATTSSTSSSPPVPLIPAPSPLTPQIYHHPAQSQSLLARLNSIMPTAAAGSLLANKPATDPAPTQDYSMTMWNATGSGRFWSPYLNPLPFNPYSYYNYLMNKSDQFSLMMNHSGSSGWQQLVTNKPRINPASISIIASNNSAPQKSGMDDTHSKSHQPNNNSPTEEEEAEAFVDVESTDPALENN comes from the exons atggaCAGTAATTCCAATTCGTTTCATCAATCGTCGTATAATTGTTCGTCACCAGACTCGGAATCCAACTCGAATCAGGATCTTTTGAACAGTTCAGCGTTGGAGGAGCAAATCCGTCAGTCCAATAACCAG ATTGGGACGGTCATCCTGTACGGTGTTCCGATCGTCTCGTTGATGATGGAAACCAAAGAGCGACTGTGTCTAGCACAAATATCATCGACGCTGCTGAAAGACTATTCTTACAAT GAAATTCACAATCGGCGTGTAGCTTTGGGTATCACTTGCGCTCAATGTACACCAGTCCAGTTAGAACTGTTGAGACGGGCGGGAGCTATGCCTGTCACTTCACGCCGATGCGGAATGATCACTCGCCGTGAAGCCGAACGTCTCTGCAAATCTTTTCTCGGTGATCACAGCCCACCGAAATTACCGGAAAATTTTGCATTCGACGTCAGTCACTGCTGTGCAT GGGGTTGTCGGGGTGCGTTTCTTCCATCTCGATACAATTCCTCACGAGCCAAATGCATCAAATGTTTCTACTGCAGTCTATTCTTCTCACCcaacaaattcattttccactcGCATCGAAGTCTCCCCGACGCTAAATACATCCAACCAGACGCCGCCAATTTCAATTC GTGGCGGAGACACATCCATTTAACTGGATCACCACCGGATCAAGTGATGTTTGCCTGGGAAGATGTCAAAGCCATGTTCAACGGAGGCAGCCGGAAGCGAGTCGCCAGCGGAAGTGGAAATAACGCAGGATCCGTCGTCACCAGCACGTCGAATAATCAAAGTGGTCCCAGTGCGGAAGCCTCCGCCAAATCCAGCCAAGAAGTTGTTGTACCTGCCGCCAAAGTCACCAAAACTACCAAAAATCCCTGTCACAGCAAGAGGCCGAAATTCGAtggcggccagcagcagcatctgcCTAAAATTCGAACACCAGAAAACCTTCCAGCGGCGGTGGCGACAACGTCCAGCACTTCCAGCAGCCCGCCCGTTCCGCTCATCCCTGCACCTTCTCCATTGACTCCACAAATCTACCACCATCCAGCTCAGTCCCAATCATTGCTTGCCCGTTTGAATTCCATCATGCCAACGGCCGCTGCTGGATCACTGCTGGCCAATAAACCGGCAACCGATCCAGCACCCACTCAGGATTACAGCATGACCATGTGGAACGCCACGGGGAGCGGACGCTTTTGGTCGCCCTATTTGAACCCACTTCCGTTCAATCCCTACAGTTATTACAATTACCTAATGAACAAATCGGATCAATTCTCGTTGATGATGAACCATTCCGGCAGCAGCGGGTGGCAGCAACTCGTAACCAACAAACCCCGGATCAATCCAGCCAGCATCTCCATCATCGCCAGCAATAACTCTGCACCCCAGAAAAGTGGAATGGACGACACACACTCCAAATCCCATCAACCGAATAATAATTCCCCGACCGAAGAGGAGGAAGCCGAGGCTTTCGTCGACGTCGAATCCACCGATCCAGCCCTTGAGAATAATTag